Proteins encoded within one genomic window of Felis catus isolate Fca126 chromosome C1, F.catus_Fca126_mat1.0, whole genome shotgun sequence:
- the LOC102901601 gene encoding WAS/WASL-interacting protein family member 3-like — MGIAQRDAKEMRSSKRRCQVGGVGDRHTTFLGLDTDSETAPELSASERITAVEIFKSCGSCSHTSFSTAPASTFQRLEQNTAGSSGPRIPSVRTQARHEALSPSTPKPPTRPACLPWAERGLAVKVQAVGLGGPAPAPSTPESGIPSLSPSAVRGRRGFVSGSRPSALARPQETRNQKAEEACVGAAGVSEAAGSAGEGGPDGVQTFGNRAAPLGTRPSRREEDAGGRGGGGGGGWNGRPRWPAELGRRCAGPGAKDSAPRPDTHHARGPRGTTRAPAAPTGERGAGRASSRSPPPPPPPPAQIHMGRGSPPRVPPTLSPLLLLLLRLTASRCAPKPGRKCLHSLHPKAAAPEPPPQPPPEVWLKLSRLCREAASCVLPPQPPPPTASPAPCRRGRAPPPSAPRGFPQEEAPARVARRDLLRVLRRPRQPPPTRVGSGRALTPSALDCLPGPGLCRRSRMPNLWLVSLQPWDNSRASFPCLCHSEERSSDNSTGAL; from the exons ATGGGAATAGCGCAGAGGGATGCCAAGGAGATGCgg AGCAGCAAACGCCGCTGCCAGGTTGGAGGAGTTGGTGATCGTCACACCACATTCCTGGGGCtggacacagactctgaaacagcgCCCGAGCTCAGCGCCTCGGAAAGAATAACAGCAGTCgagatttttaaatcatgtgGCTCATGCAGCCACACCAGTTTCTCTACTGCTCCTGCCTCCACCTTTCAAAGGCTCGAGCAAAACACCGCGGGTTCCTCGGGACCACGGATTCCGAGTGTCCGAACCCAGGCACGCCACGAAGCCCTGTCCCCATCCACCCCAAAGCCGCCCACCCGTCCTGCGTGCCTCCCTTGGGCAGAGCGAGGTCTGGCCGTGAAGGTGCAAGCCGTTGGGCTCGGAGGCCCTGCCCCCGCTCCCTCCACGCCGGAATCTGGCATTCCTTCGCTCAGCCCATCTGCGGTCCGCGGCCGGCGAGGGTTCGTCTCGGGCAGCCGGCCCTCGGCTCTCGCTCGACCCCAGGAAACGCGGAACCAGAAGG CCGAGGAGGCGTGTGTTGGGGCCGCGGGGGTGTCGGAGGCGGCGGGgagcgcgggggaggggggccctgaCGGGGTCCAAACTTTCGGGAACCGAGCGGCCCCGCTAGGAACCCGGCCTTCTCGCAGAGAGGAGGACGcaggagggcggggtgggggaggtggaggcGGATGGAATGGTCGCCCCAGGTGGCCGGCCGAGCTGGGCCGGCGGTGCGCGGGACCCGGCGCAAAGGACAGCGCCCCTCGGCCCGATACTCACCACGCGCGGGGGCCGCGCGGCACAACCAGAGCGCCAGCAGCGCCCACAGGGGAGCGGGGAGCAGGGCGGGCATCTTCTCGGTCgcctcctccgccgccgccgccgcctgcgcAGATCCACATGGGGAGGGGGTCCCCACCAAGGgtccccccaactctctctcccctcctcctcctgcttctgcgCCTCACGGCCTCGCGCTGTGCCCCGAAGCCCGGGCGTAAATGCCTCCACTCCCTGCACCCCAAGGCTGCCGCTCCTGAGCCGCCGCCTCAGCCGCCGCCCGAAGTTTGGCTGAAACTTTCTCGGCTGTGCAGAGAAGCAGCCTCGTGTGTCCTTCCGCCTCAGCCGCCTCCTCCCACCGCAAGCCCCGCCCCCTGTCGCCGCGGCCGGGCCCCGCCGCCTTCGGCACCCAGGGGTTTCCCGCAGGAAGAAGCGCCGGCCCGAGTTGCGCGGAGGGATCTACTACGAGTCCTCCGACGGCCCCGCCAGCCTCCTCCGACCCGCGTCGGGTCTGGACGCGCCTTAACTCCCTCGGCGCTGGACTGCCTCCCCGGGCCGGGCCTCTGCCGAAGGAG CAGGATGCCCAATCTCTGGCTTGTCAGCCTCCAACCCTGGGACAACTCAAGGGCTTCATttccctgtctctgccactcagAGGAGAGAAGCTCAGACAATTCTACAG